Proteins encoded in a region of the Streptomyces sp. PCS3-D2 genome:
- a CDS encoding CYTH and CHAD domain-containing protein: protein MADTKREIERKFEFSKAASARRGVPDLTGTAAIAAVTDQGTVDLDAVYYDTPDQRLAADGLTLRRRTGGADEGWHLKLPVSPGVRDEVGAALSDTVPPALAALVRSRVRDAGLGPQVRLVSSRRVSHLLDADGALLAELSTDEVLAERGDATAAWTEVEVELADGVGPELLDAVAKTFRKGGLRVSDAPSKLARALAETGAEPPTRPAGGGPGGTAGAYVVAYLAEQRDALVAQDPAVRRNLPDSVHQMRVATRRLRSAFTTYRKVLDRGVTDPLGEELRWLAAELGVDRDQEVLMERLQAQLGELPRTLLSGPLRSRLRTWNTGRRSRSRRRTLAALDSDRYVTLLNSLDALLDAPPLLDAAAGSPEKVLRKAVLRDYARLAGRIDAALALDAGKERDLALHGARKSAKRVRYAAESAVPEFGKPAKRLAKAMKEVQNLLGDHQDSVVARDALRGLAAQAADAGEDSFTWGVLYGREEALAERRERELPDLWAKASAPALRAAL from the coding sequence ATGGCGGACACAAAGCGCGAGATCGAGCGCAAATTCGAGTTCTCCAAGGCCGCATCTGCCCGGCGCGGGGTGCCGGACCTGACGGGGACGGCCGCGATCGCGGCCGTCACCGACCAGGGCACCGTCGACCTCGACGCCGTCTACTACGACACCCCCGACCAGCGGCTCGCCGCCGACGGGCTCACCCTCCGACGCAGAACGGGCGGCGCGGACGAGGGCTGGCACCTCAAACTGCCCGTCTCCCCGGGCGTGCGCGACGAGGTCGGCGCCGCGCTCAGCGACACGGTCCCGCCCGCCCTCGCCGCCCTCGTCCGCTCCCGCGTCCGCGACGCCGGGCTCGGGCCGCAGGTCCGACTGGTCTCCTCGCGCCGTGTCAGCCACCTGCTCGATGCCGACGGAGCACTCCTCGCCGAACTGAGCACCGACGAGGTCCTGGCCGAACGCGGCGACGCCACCGCCGCCTGGACCGAGGTCGAAGTGGAACTCGCCGACGGTGTCGGCCCCGAACTGCTGGACGCCGTCGCGAAGACATTCCGCAAGGGCGGGCTCCGGGTCTCCGACGCCCCCTCGAAGCTCGCGCGGGCCCTCGCCGAGACCGGCGCCGAACCCCCGACCCGGCCGGCCGGAGGCGGCCCCGGAGGCACCGCCGGCGCGTACGTCGTCGCGTACCTGGCCGAGCAGCGCGACGCCCTGGTCGCCCAGGACCCGGCCGTGCGGCGGAACCTGCCGGACTCCGTGCACCAGATGCGGGTCGCCACCCGCCGGCTGCGCAGCGCCTTCACGACCTACCGCAAGGTCCTCGACCGCGGGGTCACCGACCCGCTCGGCGAGGAGCTGCGCTGGCTGGCCGCCGAACTCGGCGTCGACCGCGACCAGGAAGTCCTGATGGAACGGCTCCAGGCCCAGCTCGGCGAACTGCCCCGCACCCTGCTGTCCGGCCCCCTCCGCAGCCGGCTCCGGACCTGGAACACGGGCCGGCGCTCCCGATCGCGCCGCAGGACCCTGGCCGCACTCGACAGCGACCGCTACGTCACCCTGTTGAACTCCCTTGACGCCTTGTTGGACGCGCCCCCGCTGCTCGACGCCGCCGCGGGATCCCCCGAGAAGGTGCTCCGCAAGGCGGTGCTCCGCGACTACGCCCGCCTCGCCGGCCGGATCGACGCAGCCCTCGCGCTCGACGCGGGCAAGGAACGGGACCTGGCCCTGCACGGGGCCCGCAAATCGGCCAAACGCGTCCGGTACGCGGCGGAGTCCGCCGTGCCCGAGTTCGGCAAGCCGGCGAAACGCCTGGCCAAGGCCATGAAGGAGGTCCAGAACCTGCTCGGCGACCACCAGGACAGCGTCGTGGCCCGGGACGCCCTGCGCGGCCTCGCGGCCCAGGCGGCGGACGCGGGGGAGGACTCCTTCACCTGGGGTGTGCTCTACGGCCGCGAGGAGGCCCTGGCCGAGCGGCGCGAACGGGAACTTCCGGACCTCTGGGCGAAGGCCTCGGCCCCTGCCCTGCGGGCGGCCCTGTAG
- a CDS encoding TIGR03960 family B12-binding radical SAM protein: MMTESVFPQLEALLPHVQKPIQYVGGELNSTVKEWESCDVRWALMYPDAYEVGLPNQGVMILYEVLNEREGVLAERTYSVWPDLEELMREHKVPQFTVDSHRPVSAFDVFGLSFSTELGYTNMLTALDLAGIPLESRNRTVDHPIVLAGGHAAFNPEPIAEFIDCAVIGDGEQAVLDMTEIIRTWKAEGRPGGREEVLLRLAKTGNVYVPGFYDVEYLPDGRIGRVVPNRSGVPWRVSKHTVMDLDEWPYPKQPLVPLAETVHERMSVEIFRGCTRGCRFCQAGMITRPVRERSITGIGEMVEKGLKATGFEEVGLLSLSSADHTEIADIAKGLADRYSDDKVGLSLPSTRVDAFNVDLANELTRNGRRSGLTFAPEGGSERMRKVINKMVSEEDLIRTVATAYGNGWRQVKLYFMCGLPTETDEDVLQIGDMAVNVIAKGREVSGQNDIRCTVSIGGFVPKPHTPFQWAPQLSAEETDARLGKLRDKIRGDKKYGRSIGFRYHDGKPGIVEGLLSRGDRRIGDVIRAVYEDGGRFDGWREHFSYDRWMRAADKTLPAYGVDVAWYTTRERTYEEVLPWDHLDSGLDKDWLWEDWQDALDETEVDDCRWTPCFDCGVCPQMQTEIQIGPTGKKLLPLSVVK; this comes from the coding sequence GTGATGACCGAGTCGGTCTTCCCTCAGCTTGAGGCCCTGCTTCCGCACGTGCAGAAGCCCATCCAGTACGTCGGCGGTGAACTCAACTCCACGGTCAAGGAGTGGGAGAGCTGCGACGTCCGCTGGGCCCTCATGTACCCGGACGCATACGAAGTCGGGCTGCCCAACCAGGGCGTCATGATCCTGTACGAAGTGCTCAACGAGCGCGAGGGCGTCCTCGCCGAGCGCACCTACAGCGTCTGGCCGGACCTCGAAGAGCTGATGCGCGAGCACAAGGTGCCGCAGTTCACCGTGGACAGCCACCGCCCGGTCTCCGCCTTCGACGTGTTCGGCCTGTCCTTCTCCACCGAGCTGGGCTACACCAACATGCTGACGGCCCTGGACCTCGCGGGCATCCCGCTCGAGTCCAGGAACCGCACGGTGGACCACCCGATCGTCCTCGCGGGCGGCCACGCGGCCTTCAACCCGGAGCCGATCGCGGAGTTCATCGACTGCGCGGTCATCGGCGACGGCGAGCAGGCCGTCCTCGACATGACCGAGATCATCCGCACCTGGAAGGCCGAGGGCCGGCCCGGCGGCCGCGAAGAGGTCCTCCTCCGCCTCGCCAAGACCGGCAACGTCTACGTCCCCGGCTTCTACGACGTCGAGTACCTGCCGGACGGCCGCATCGGCCGCGTCGTGCCCAACCGGTCCGGCGTGCCGTGGCGGGTGTCGAAGCACACCGTCATGGACCTCGACGAGTGGCCGTACCCCAAGCAGCCCCTCGTCCCGCTCGCGGAGACCGTCCACGAGCGCATGTCCGTCGAGATCTTCCGCGGCTGCACCCGCGGCTGCCGTTTCTGCCAGGCCGGCATGATCACGCGCCCCGTGCGGGAGCGAAGCATCACCGGCATCGGCGAGATGGTCGAGAAGGGTCTCAAGGCGACCGGCTTCGAGGAGGTCGGCCTGCTCTCGCTGTCCTCCGCGGACCACACCGAGATCGCCGACATCGCCAAGGGACTGGCCGACCGGTACTCGGACGACAAGGTGGGCCTGTCCCTGCCGTCCACCCGCGTGGACGCCTTCAACGTGGACCTGGCCAACGAGCTGACCCGCAACGGTCGCCGCTCCGGCCTGACCTTCGCCCCCGAGGGCGGCTCCGAGCGCATGCGCAAGGTCATCAACAAGATGGTCTCGGAGGAGGACCTGATCCGGACCGTCGCCACCGCCTACGGCAACGGCTGGCGCCAGGTGAAGCTGTACTTCATGTGCGGCCTGCCCACCGAGACCGACGAGGACGTGCTCCAGATCGGCGACATGGCGGTCAACGTCATCGCCAAGGGCCGCGAGGTCTCCGGCCAGAACGACATCCGCTGCACCGTGTCGATCGGCGGGTTCGTCCCCAAGCCGCACACCCCGTTCCAGTGGGCGCCGCAGCTGTCGGCGGAGGAGACGGACGCCCGCCTCGGCAAGCTCCGCGACAAGATCCGGGGCGACAAGAAGTACGGCCGCTCCATCGGCTTCCGCTACCACGACGGCAAGCCGGGCATCGTCGAGGGCCTGCTCTCGCGCGGCGACCGCCGCATCGGCGACGTGATCCGCGCCGTCTACGAGGACGGCGGCCGCTTCGACGGCTGGCGCGAGCACTTCAGCTACGACCGCTGGATGCGGGCCGCGGACAAGACGCTGCCCGCCTACGGCGTGGACGTGGCCTGGTACACCACGCGCGAGCGCACCTACGAGGAGGTCCTGCCCTGGGACCACCTGGACTCCGGTCTCGACAAGGACTGGCTCTGGGAGGACTGGCAGGACGCCCTCGACGAGACCGAGGTCGACGACTGCCGCTGGACCCCGTGCTTCGACTGCGGTGTCTGCCCGCAGATGCAGACCGAGATCCAGATCGGCCCCACCGGCAAGAAGCTGCTGCCGCTGTCGGTCGTGAAGTAG
- a CDS encoding TIGR03936 family radical SAM-associated protein translates to MQRIRLRYTKRGRLRFTSHRDFQRAFERALRRAEVPMAYSAGFTPHPRVSYANAAPTGTGSEAEYLEIGLAAPRDPERLRELLDESMPAGLDIIEAVEARTSGLADRLTASVWELRLDGVEPAEAERAVTAFLAAEAVEVQRKTKNGVRTFDTRGAVVSLEAFPAPADRPLDNACAILRLVVRHLTPAVRPDDVLSGLRAVADLAPPVPSAVTRLAQGLFDEESGTVTDPLAPDREADTAAPPTVAVTADAKAPEGPAA, encoded by the coding sequence GTGCAGCGCATCCGACTGCGCTACACCAAGCGCGGCCGCCTCCGGTTCACCAGCCACCGAGACTTCCAGCGCGCCTTCGAGCGGGCCCTGCGCCGCGCCGAGGTGCCGATGGCGTACTCGGCGGGTTTCACCCCGCACCCGCGCGTCTCGTACGCGAACGCCGCCCCGACCGGGACCGGCAGCGAGGCCGAGTACCTGGAGATCGGCCTCGCCGCGCCGCGCGATCCCGAGAGGCTCCGCGAGCTGCTCGACGAGTCGATGCCGGCGGGCCTCGACATCATCGAAGCCGTCGAGGCCCGCACCTCGGGCCTGGCCGACCGGCTGACCGCCTCCGTGTGGGAGCTGCGCCTGGACGGCGTGGAGCCCGCCGAGGCCGAGCGGGCCGTGACGGCCTTCCTGGCCGCCGAGGCCGTCGAGGTGCAGCGCAAGACCAAGAACGGCGTGCGCACCTTCGACACCCGCGGGGCGGTCGTCAGCCTCGAAGCGTTTCCCGCGCCGGCTGATAGGCCGCTGGACAATGCCTGTGCGATACTGCGGCTGGTTGTTCGGCATCTGACACCTGCCGTGCGACCCGACGACGTCCTGTCCGGTCTCCGAGCTGTGGCCGACCTGGCGCCGCCGGTCCCCTCTGCGGTGACCAGGCTGGCGCAGGGGCTCTTCGACGAGGAGTCCGGCACGGTGACCGACCCGCTCGCGCCCGACCGCGAGGCAGACACGGCCGCCCCACCCACGGTCGCCGTGACCGCCGACGCGAAGGCGCCGGAAGGTCCCGCCGCGTAA
- a CDS encoding Rne/Rng family ribonuclease encodes MLSNENDTTTPAGADSGSPSDNLPPRRRRRAASRPAGPPGGAPAAEVTPAAEPAPAEEAAPAAAPARPRRRATRAVAAPKTQAAEAVVVESAAEAAAVVEEEAAPAAAPRARRRATRAAAAPVAEAAEVAVVEAPAAAEAAAVEEAAPAPAPRARRRATRAAAAPVAEAAEVAVVEAPAAAEAAAVEEAAPAPAPRARRRATRAVAAPAAEAPAAETPAEPAPAAEEAPKAARAVTVADAVDAPKRGRRRATRSTTTTTTTAAAAPQQPAAEPEAAEAPAAPARARRAARPAVAVFQAPVFTEPMFQTPETAAMAAAAAAAAIEAEEAEEEEEVEPVAPAEPAQPAGRRRRRGRGAAETAPVSLPEVLAEEEPEAEAPGLEEESAESAEAAEFDEGDESGERPSRRRRRGGRRRRRGEAADLDESADEEAEAESAEQDAEEEEEDTEEALGSTSSRRRRRRRRRSGEPADAAESAGDEDGVRTVVKVREPRPAREKAEPSDEVQSIKGSTRLEAKKQRRREGREQGRRRVPIITEAEFLARREAVERVMVVRQSGERTQIGVLEDNVLVEHYVNKEEATSYVGNVYLGKVQNVLPSMEAAFIDIGKGRNAVLYAGEVNFEALGMANGPRRIESALKSGQSVLVQVTKDPIGHKGARLTSQVSLPGRYLVYVPEGSMTGISRKLPDTERARLKTILKKIVPEDAGVIVRTAAEGASEDELRRDVERLQAQWADIQKKSKQITTSSPSLLYGEPDMTVRVVRDIFNEDFSKVIVSGDGAWETIHGYVSHVAPDLADRLQRWTSEVDVFATYRIDEQLAKALDRKVWLPSGGSLVIDKTEAMIVIDVNTGKFTGQGGNLEETVTRNNLEAAEEIVRQLRLRDLGGIVVIDFIDMVLESNRDLVLRRMLECLGRDRTKHQVAEVTSLGLVQMTRKRVGQGLLESFSETCVHCNGRGVIVHMETAAAIGGGGNGKRSKRRGGRAEFDQHDHEVETVETAGPDAFESESEAEVAAEAAAPKALPEPEFVAGEELYSSPAEAEAAAGVSGRRNRRRATRKATAPAGAPRGEAAAVQAPAPVAEDVAEPVTEPVTEPADTVLVPAPEVVAEAAAVEEPVEAAPAAPVEEAAPKGRTRRRATRKATAPVPVAAEPAAEPEAEPAPEPAAEPEAEPAPEPVVAAEPEPEPAPVVEPESAAAVEEAPVAEAAPARPRRRATRKATAPAGSPAGAAEAAVVVVEAPVTEPAAPTGEAGSTEEPAPAKKATRKAPAKKATAAKKAPAKKAATAKKTAAKKTATTKKTATKRATKKTAAAEQQAAPSVSAPAEA; translated from the coding sequence ATGCTCAGTAACGAAAACGACACCACCACCCCCGCCGGCGCCGACAGCGGCAGCCCCAGTGACAACCTGCCCCCGCGCAGGCGTCGCCGCGCCGCTTCCCGGCCGGCCGGTCCGCCCGGCGGCGCCCCCGCCGCCGAGGTGACGCCGGCGGCGGAGCCCGCCCCCGCCGAGGAGGCCGCTCCGGCCGCCGCCCCCGCCCGCCCCCGCCGCCGTGCGACCCGCGCGGTGGCCGCTCCGAAGACCCAGGCCGCGGAGGCCGTCGTCGTCGAATCCGCTGCCGAGGCTGCTGCTGTGGTGGAGGAGGAGGCTGCTCCGGCTGCGGCTCCGCGTGCCCGCCGTCGTGCGACGCGTGCCGCGGCCGCGCCGGTCGCCGAGGCTGCGGAGGTTGCCGTGGTGGAGGCTCCGGCTGCTGCCGAGGCCGCTGCTGTGGAGGAGGCTGCTCCGGCTCCGGCTCCGCGTGCCCGCCGCCGTGCGACGCGTGCCGCGGCCGCGCCGGTCGCCGAGGCTGCGGAGGTTGCCGTGGTGGAGGCTCCGGCTGCTGCCGAGGCCGCTGCTGTGGAGGAGGCTGCTCCGGCTCCGGCTCCGCGTGCCCGCCGCCGTGCCACCCGCGCCGTCGCCGCCCCGGCCGCCGAGGCCCCGGCCGCGGAGACCCCCGCCGAGCCCGCTCCCGCCGCCGAGGAGGCCCCCAAGGCCGCCCGCGCCGTGACCGTCGCCGACGCCGTGGACGCCCCCAAGCGCGGCCGCCGCCGTGCCACCCGCTCCACCACGACCACGACCACGACCGCGGCCGCCGCCCCGCAGCAGCCCGCCGCCGAGCCCGAGGCCGCCGAAGCGCCCGCCGCTCCGGCCCGTGCCCGCCGTGCGGCGCGTCCCGCCGTGGCCGTCTTCCAGGCACCGGTCTTCACCGAGCCGATGTTCCAGACCCCCGAGACCGCGGCGATGGCCGCCGCTGCCGCCGCGGCCGCGATCGAGGCCGAGGAGGCCGAGGAGGAGGAAGAGGTCGAGCCCGTCGCTCCCGCCGAGCCCGCGCAGCCGGCCGGCCGCCGCCGTCGCCGTGGCCGCGGCGCCGCCGAGACCGCGCCGGTCTCCCTTCCCGAGGTGCTCGCGGAGGAGGAGCCGGAGGCCGAGGCCCCCGGGCTCGAAGAGGAGTCGGCCGAGTCCGCCGAAGCAGCGGAGTTCGACGAGGGCGACGAGTCGGGCGAGCGTCCCTCGCGCCGCCGTCGCCGCGGCGGCCGTCGTCGCCGTCGCGGTGAGGCAGCCGACCTCGACGAGTCCGCCGACGAAGAGGCCGAGGCGGAGTCTGCCGAGCAGGACGCCGAGGAGGAAGAGGAGGACACCGAGGAGGCCCTCGGCTCCACCTCCAGCCGCCGCCGTCGCCGTCGCCGCCGCCGCAGCGGTGAGCCCGCCGACGCCGCCGAGTCCGCCGGCGACGAGGACGGTGTGCGCACCGTCGTCAAGGTCCGAGAGCCGCGCCCGGCGCGCGAGAAGGCCGAGCCGTCCGACGAGGTCCAGTCCATCAAGGGCTCGACCCGCCTGGAGGCGAAGAAGCAGCGCCGCCGCGAGGGCCGCGAGCAGGGCCGCCGCCGCGTCCCGATCATCACCGAGGCCGAGTTCCTGGCCCGCCGCGAGGCCGTCGAGCGCGTGATGGTCGTCCGCCAGAGCGGCGAGCGCACCCAGATCGGGGTCCTTGAGGACAACGTGCTCGTCGAGCACTACGTCAACAAGGAAGAGGCCACCTCGTACGTCGGCAACGTCTACCTGGGCAAGGTCCAGAACGTGCTGCCGTCGATGGAGGCCGCCTTCATCGACATCGGCAAGGGCCGCAACGCGGTCCTGTACGCCGGCGAGGTCAACTTCGAGGCGCTCGGCATGGCCAACGGGCCGCGCCGGATCGAGTCCGCCCTCAAGTCCGGCCAGTCGGTCCTCGTGCAGGTGACCAAGGACCCGATCGGCCACAAGGGCGCCCGTCTGACCAGCCAGGTCTCGCTGCCCGGCCGCTACCTGGTCTACGTGCCCGAGGGCTCGATGACCGGCATCAGCCGCAAGCTGCCCGACACCGAGCGCGCGCGTCTGAAGACCATCCTCAAGAAGATCGTCCCCGAGGACGCGGGCGTCATCGTCCGCACCGCCGCCGAGGGCGCGAGCGAGGACGAGCTGCGCCGCGACGTCGAGCGCCTGCAGGCCCAGTGGGCGGACATCCAGAAGAAGTCGAAGCAGATCACGACCTCTTCCCCGTCCCTCCTGTACGGCGAGCCGGACATGACCGTCCGCGTGGTGCGCGACATCTTCAACGAGGACTTCTCGAAGGTCATCGTCAGCGGCGACGGCGCCTGGGAGACCATCCACGGCTACGTCTCGCACGTGGCCCCGGACCTGGCCGACCGGCTCCAGCGCTGGACCTCCGAGGTCGACGTCTTCGCGACGTACCGGATCGACGAGCAGCTCGCCAAGGCGCTCGACCGCAAGGTGTGGCTGCCCTCCGGCGGCTCCCTCGTGATCGACAAGACCGAGGCGATGATCGTCATCGACGTCAACACCGGCAAGTTCACCGGTCAGGGCGGCAACCTTGAGGAGACCGTCACCAGGAACAACCTGGAGGCGGCCGAGGAGATCGTGCGCCAGCTGCGGCTGCGCGACCTCGGCGGCATCGTCGTGATCGACTTCATCGACATGGTCCTGGAGTCCAACCGCGACCTGGTCCTGCGCCGCATGCTGGAGTGCCTGGGCCGCGACCGCACCAAGCACCAGGTCGCCGAGGTCACCTCGCTGGGTCTGGTCCAGATGACCCGCAAGCGGGTCGGCCAGGGCCTGCTGGAGTCCTTCTCCGAGACCTGTGTCCACTGCAACGGCCGCGGTGTCATCGTCCACATGGAGACGGCGGCCGCGATCGGCGGCGGTGGCAACGGCAAGCGCTCGAAGCGCCGTGGCGGCCGCGCCGAGTTCGACCAGCACGACCACGAGGTCGAGACCGTCGAGACGGCCGGGCCCGACGCCTTCGAATCCGAGTCCGAGGCCGAGGTGGCTGCCGAGGCCGCCGCGCCCAAGGCGCTGCCCGAGCCGGAGTTCGTCGCGGGCGAGGAGCTCTACAGCTCCCCGGCCGAGGCCGAGGCCGCGGCCGGCGTGAGTGGACGCCGCAACCGGCGCCGTGCCACCCGCAAGGCCACCGCTCCCGCGGGTGCCCCGCGAGGTGAGGCCGCCGCGGTGCAGGCCCCGGCCCCCGTGGCCGAGGACGTCGCCGAGCCGGTGACCGAGCCGGTGACCGAGCCGGCCGACACGGTCCTGGTGCCGGCCCCCGAGGTCGTCGCCGAGGCCGCTGCGGTCGAGGAGCCGGTCGAGGCCGCCCCGGCCGCTCCGGTCGAGGAGGCCGCGCCGAAGGGTCGTACCCGTCGCCGGGCGACCCGCAAGGCCACCGCGCCCGTGCCGGTCGCCGCGGAGCCCGCCGCGGAGCCGGAGGCCGAGCCGGCCCCGGAGCCCGCCGCGGAGCCGGAGGCCGAGCCGGCCCCGGAGCCCGTCGTGGCCGCCGAGCCCGAGCCCGAGCCCGCGCCCGTCGTCGAGCCCGAGTCGGCCGCCGCGGTTGAGGAGGCCCCGGTGGCGGAGGCCGCACCGGCCCGTCCGAGGCGTCGCGCCACCCGCAAGGCCACCGCTCCCGCCGGTTCCCCGGCCGGTGCGGCGGAGGCCGCCGTGGTGGTCGTCGAGGCCCCGGTCACCGAGCCGGCGGCGCCGACCGGGGAAGCCGGGTCCACCGAGGAGCCCGCACCGGCCAAGAAGGCCACCCGCAAGGCTCCGGCCAAGAAGGCGACCGCGGCGAAGAAGGCCCCGGCCAAGAAGGCGGCGACCGCCAAGAAGACCGCGGCCAAGAAGACGGCCACGACCAAGAAGACCGCGACGAAGCGGGCGACGAAGAAGACCGCGGCGGCGGAGCAGCAGGCTGCCCCGTCCGTCTCGGCTCCCGCCGAAGCCTGA
- the rplU gene encoding 50S ribosomal protein L21, which produces MYAIVRSGGRQHKVAVGDIVEVDKISTAKVGDTVELSTLLVVDGDAVTSDPWVLAGIKVTAEVVDHHKGAKIDILRYKNKTGYRRRQGHRQQYTAIKVTGIPAAAK; this is translated from the coding sequence GTGTACGCCATCGTGCGCAGCGGTGGTCGCCAGCACAAGGTTGCTGTCGGCGACATCGTTGAGGTTGACAAGATTTCCACTGCCAAGGTTGGCGACACGGTCGAGCTCTCGACCCTGCTCGTTGTCGACGGCGACGCCGTGACCAGCGACCCGTGGGTCCTGGCCGGTATCAAGGTCACGGCCGAGGTCGTGGACCACCACAAGGGCGCCAAGATCGACATCCTGCGCTACAAGAACAAGACCGGCTACCGCCGTCGCCAGGGTCACCGCCAGCAGTACACGGCGATCAAGGTCACCGGTATCCCCGCGGCTGCGAAGTAA
- the rpmA gene encoding 50S ribosomal protein L27 codes for MAHKKGASSTRNGRDSNAQRLGVKRFGGQVVSAGEILVRQRGTHFHPGSGVGRGGDDTLFALQAGAVQFGTHRGRKVVNIVPAA; via the coding sequence ATGGCACACAAGAAGGGCGCATCGTCCACCCGGAACGGGCGCGACTCCAATGCCCAGCGGCTCGGCGTGAAGCGCTTCGGCGGTCAGGTCGTCTCCGCCGGCGAGATCCTCGTCCGCCAGCGCGGCACCCACTTCCACCCGGGCTCGGGTGTCGGTCGTGGTGGCGACGACACGCTGTTCGCGCTGCAGGCCGGTGCCGTGCAGTTCGGCACGCACCGTGGCCGCAAGGTCGTCAACATCGTTCCGGCCGCCTGA
- the obgE gene encoding GTPase ObgE has translation MTTFVDRVELHVAAGNGGHGCASVHREKFKPLGGPDGGNGGRGGDVILVVEQAITTLLDYHHSPHRKATNGKPGEGGNRSGKDGQDLILPVPDGTVVLDKQGNVLADLVGQGTTYVAAEGGRGGLGNAALASARRKAPGFALLGVPGTTGDIVLELKTVADVALVGFPSAGKSSLISVLSSAKPKIADYPFTTLVPNLGVVTAGSTVYTIADVPGLIPGASQGRGLGLEFLRHVERCSVLVHVLDTATLETDRDPIADLDVIEEELKLYGGGLEKRPRLVVLNKVDIPDGQELADMVRPDLEARGYKVFEVSAVARTGLKELSYFLAEVIAKARARKPKEEATRIVIRPKAVDDAGFTVTYDEVEDVYVVRGEKPERWVRQTDFNNDEAVGYLADRLNRLGVEDALKKAGARAGDGVAIGSDENAVVFDWEPTMMAGAEMLGRRGEDHRMEAPRPATQRRKEREARRGDSAQQEYDEFRPF, from the coding sequence ATGACCACCTTCGTGGACCGCGTCGAGCTGCACGTCGCCGCGGGTAACGGAGGCCACGGCTGCGCCTCCGTGCACCGGGAGAAGTTCAAGCCGCTCGGCGGCCCCGACGGCGGCAACGGTGGCCGTGGCGGCGACGTCATCCTGGTGGTGGAGCAGGCGATCACCACCCTGCTGGACTACCACCACAGCCCCCACCGCAAGGCCACCAACGGCAAGCCCGGAGAGGGCGGCAACCGATCCGGCAAGGACGGCCAGGACCTGATCCTGCCCGTCCCGGACGGCACCGTGGTCCTCGACAAGCAGGGCAACGTCCTCGCCGACCTCGTCGGCCAGGGCACCACCTACGTGGCCGCCGAGGGCGGCCGCGGCGGCCTCGGCAACGCCGCGCTCGCCTCCGCCCGCCGCAAGGCCCCCGGCTTCGCGCTCCTCGGCGTCCCCGGCACCACCGGCGACATCGTCCTGGAGCTCAAGACCGTCGCGGACGTGGCGCTGGTCGGATTCCCGAGCGCCGGCAAGTCCTCGCTGATCTCGGTGCTCTCCTCCGCCAAGCCGAAGATCGCGGACTACCCCTTCACCACCCTCGTCCCGAACCTGGGCGTCGTCACCGCCGGCTCGACCGTCTACACGATCGCCGACGTCCCGGGCCTCATCCCCGGCGCCAGCCAGGGCCGGGGCCTCGGCCTGGAATTCCTGCGCCACGTCGAGCGCTGCTCGGTGCTCGTGCACGTCCTGGACACCGCCACCCTGGAGACCGACCGCGATCCGATCGCCGACCTCGACGTCATCGAGGAGGAGCTCAAGCTCTACGGCGGCGGCCTGGAGAAGCGCCCCCGTCTGGTGGTCCTCAACAAGGTCGACATCCCCGACGGCCAGGAACTGGCCGACATGGTGCGCCCCGATCTGGAGGCACGCGGCTACAAGGTCTTCGAGGTCTCCGCAGTGGCCCGCACCGGTCTGAAGGAGCTCTCCTACTTCCTCGCCGAGGTCATCGCCAAGGCCCGCGCCCGCAAGCCGAAGGAGGAGGCGACCCGTATCGTCATCCGCCCGAAGGCCGTGGACGACGCCGGCTTCACCGTCACCTACGACGAGGTCGAGGACGTGTACGTGGTGCGCGGCGAGAAGCCGGAGCGCTGGGTCCGCCAGACCGACTTCAACAACGACGAGGCCGTCGGCTACCTGGCCGACCGGCTCAACCGCCTCGGTGTCGAGGACGCGCTCAAGAAGGCGGGAGCCCGTGCCGGCGACGGTGTGGCCATCGGCTCCGACGAGAACGCCGTCGTCTTCGACTGGGAGCCGACCATGATGGCCGGTGCCGAGATGCTGGGCCGCCGCGGTGAGGACCACCGCATGGAGGCACCCCGCCCGGCCACCCAGCGCCGCAAGGAGCGCGAGGCCCGCCGCGGGGACTCCGCGCAGCAGGAGTACGACGAATTCCGGCCGTTCTGA